A region of Argentina anserina chromosome 5, drPotAnse1.1, whole genome shotgun sequence DNA encodes the following proteins:
- the LOC126795734 gene encoding uncharacterized protein LOC126795734, which translates to MTSRVTRVSSPKRWQAPAGDHSFKLNVDVAFLPEQTRGGIGGVIRDTRCQCVAAFAKPIEFTSSAKQCELVAIRASMDILQSLILQHVLVESDSLEATAEARVGNFDLLANGGIIRDIQDTWTCLTAVELQHCSRNYNSVAHRLAAIGFDSDRYKWYQSPHLGICPSGYGGGIYGGYYNHYSSYPPHTSFNFTQPNPYPPSHHHQSAQPNPYSPPQYYNSTTLINGRLMSQQFPSSHPHAQARQPPAYSQSIYQYSHPLGYYQPPPPQQNSVTMVVNGHLLPNQFPGASQTHAQFSPTPYHSPPLNPNLEVPLPMISQSQSHESSSASVHSQLIPTKAMATQAISHSAPSPLACEQPQTIPLENGWVFNWENPESMAQQKGSGKLVSSQQQGVQSRVDNLQKSASTVVPSESISAATEALPSLSPVDNGNICKPHVDSCLNMHHVAGCVFGIDKREYNERMWVNSGNGREYNELELERVVLKQDIQIPNSGKQGREPDELYLFDKMPKSNGLCNASSGKGLIPASDGKPQSRGLFQAVRFKKNGLSKSFVKSILDKGGGLATCCEIMDAIQDHALNLFDKMPKSDGLYDAGRINSSLTSIHDKEDKSEEWNVDYYSDEEIATLISWSYSDNSERVDGTIVTGSDDDVVTHEGGSVKKIFNSSASVALSKAATGTCSLVNDSITLFSRLEYYFESSKKVKQFVLQLCFFGFDQKVCDKGGGNPLFTHEYSIMYKELVGTRRLVLLPNFTYAIGCSETITDSMKSNEKFVRFVLCTLDAVQYVLCTLDAPYTIQKLELKLNYQNVLQVFSSCVSVFVTGEAFTSLELLQNENKIDQVYGKAIEWILSSGMRVRYKSTSFSYGDLSELVATEYFSCSMRPTFTRELILYTIQKLELKLNYQNVLQVFSSCVSVFVTGEAFTSLELLQNENKIDQVYGKAIEWILSSGMRVRYKSTSFSYGDLSELVATEYFSCSMRPTFTRELILYTIQKLELKLNYQNVLQVFSSCVSVFVTGEAFTSLELLQNENKIDQVYGKAIEWILSSGMRVRYKSTSFSYGDLSELVATEYFSCSMRPTFTRELILYTIQKLELKLNYQNVLQVFSSCVSVFVTGEAFTSLELLQNENKIDQVYGKAIEWILSSGMRVRYKSTSFSYGDLSELVATEYFSCSMRPTFTRELILYGYRSSVLMYKLVHKRAEVSVLLGAYTRDFNFNDNSYDTHFCSHDLGDDSHAALHGSDTTICGLLDTSATAFGMAFQPIHIVDYSLGTSFMLLLLSALFMSVRNLNEVIATAFAQLILRFTGTTMIMGQLVSGDVSYESLESVQISTQM; encoded by the exons ATGACTTCTCGGGTAACTCGTGTCTCTAGTCCTAAAAGATGGCAAGCACCTGCAGGAGACCATAGCTTCAAATTGAATGTAGATGTTGCTTTCCTTCCGGAGCAGACAAGAGGAGGAATTGGGGGTGTGATTAGGGATACAAGATGTCAATGTGTGGCTGCGTTTGCTAAACCGATAGAGTTTACTTCATCGGCAAAGCAATGTGAACTGGTTGCTATACGGGCCAGTATGGATATTCTCCAATCCCTAATCCTTCAACATGTTCTTGTTGAAAGTGATTCACTAGAAGCGACTGCTGAAGCCAGAGTCGGTAATTTTGACTTACTTGCTAATGGAGGCATAATTAGAGATATCCAAGATACCTGGACTTGTCTAACTGCTGTTGAGCTTCAGCATTGTTCTCGAAATTACAACTCGGTTGCTCATAGGCTTGCCGCAATAGGTTTCGATTCA GATCGTtacaagtggtatcagagcccacATCTGGGCATATGTCCGTCGGGGTATGGCGGTGGTATCTACGGCGGGTACTACAATCACTATTCTTCTTACCCACCTCATACATCGTTCAATTTCACTCAACCGAACCCATACCCACCATCGCATCACCACCAATCTGCTCAACCAAACCCTTACTCACCACCACAATACTACAATTCTACAACCCTCATAAATGGCCGCCTAATGTCTCAGCAATTTCCATCTTCTCACCCTCACGCACAGGCGCGGCAACCACCAGCTTACTCGCAATCCATTTATCAGTACTCGCACCCTCTGGGCTACTATCAGCCACCTCCACCACAGCAAAATAGCGTCACAATGGTTGTCAATGGTCACTTGTTGCCAAACCAATTTCCTGGTGCTTCTCAGACTCACGCACAATTCAGCCCTACACCATACCACTCACCTCCGCTTAACCCAAATCTCGAGGTTCCTCTCCCGATGATTTCTCAAAGCCAGTCACATGAATCATCAAGCGCCAGCGTTCATTCTCAATTGATTCCCACAAAAGCCATGGCCACACAAGCTATTTCTCATTCTGCTCCGTCACCTCTAGCGTGTGAGCAACCACAAACAATTCCTCTCGAGAATGGTTGGGTATTTAATTGGGAGAACCCAGAATCTATGGCCCAGCAGAAAGGAAGTGGGAAACTTGTGTCATCACAACAGCAAG GGGTTCAAAGTCGAGTTGATAATCTGCAGAAATCTGCCTCTACGGTGGTGCCGTCCGAATCTATTTCAGCTGCAACTGAGGCTTTGCCATCACTTTCTCCTGTTGATAATGGTAATATTTGTAAACCCCATGTGGATAGTTGCTTGAATATGCATCATGTTGCAGGTTGTGTGTTTGGTATTGATAAGAGAGAATATAATGAAAGGATGTGGGTGAATAGTGGGAATGGTAGAGAGTATAATGAGCTTGAGCTTGAGCGTGTTGTTCTTAAGCAAGATATTCAGATACCAAATTCTGGTAAACAAGGGAGGGAACCTGATGAACTTTACCTGTTTGACAAAATGCCCAAGTCAAATGGACTGTGTAATGCAAGTAGTGGCAAGGGTTTAATTCCGGCCTCCGATGGTAAGCCACAATCGAGAGGGCTATTCCAAGCCGTAAGGTTCAAGAAGAATGGACTGTCCAAATCTTTTGTTAAGAGCATTCTTGACAAAGGAGGAGGACTTGCTACTTGTTGTGAAATAATGGATGCTATTCAAGACCATGCTCTCAACCTATTTGATAAAATGCCAAAGTCAGATGGCTTGTATGATGCAGGGAGGATCAATTCTTCTCTTACAAGTATTCATGACAAAGAGGATAAAAGTGAAGAATGGAATGTTGATTATTACTCAGATGAAGAGATAGCAACCCTAATTTCTTGGAGTTATAGTGATAATTCTGAAAGAGTTGATGGGACAATTGTGACAGGCTCAGATGATGATGTGGTTACTCATGAAGGAGGGAGTGTAAAAAAGATATTCAATTCTAGTGCATCGGTAGCTCTGTCAAAAGCAGCAACAGGTACATGTTCTCTGGTGAATGACTCTATAACATTGTTTTCAAGACTTGAGTATTACTTTGAGAGTTCAAAGAAGGTTAAACAGTTTGTACTGCAGCTATGCTTCTTTGGGTTTGATCAGAAGGTTTGTGATAAAGGTGGTGGCAACCCTCTCTTCACACATGAATATTCTATCATGTATAAAGAGCTTGTAGGTACAAGGCGTTTGGTACTTCTTCCCAACTTCACATATGCAATTGGGTGCTCAGAGACAATTACTGACTCTATGAAGTCAAATGAAAAGTTTGTACGGTTTGTTTTGTGTACCCTGGATGCAGTGCAATATGTTTTGTGTACTCTAGATGCACCTTACACAATTCAAAAGTTGGAACTCAAACTCAACTATCAGAATGTCCTTCAGGTGTTCTCATCATGTGTTAGTGTGTTTGTGACGGGAGAAGCATTTACGAGCTTGGAGTTGTTGCAAAATGAGAATAAGATTGATCAAGTATATGGCAAGGCTATTGAGTGGATTCTATCAAGTGGCATGAGAGTCCGTTATAAGAGCACATCATTCTCATATGGGGATTTATCTGAACTTGTGGCAACTGAGTACTTCTCTTGCTCAATGAGGCCAACTTTTACCAGAGAACTTATTCTATACACAATTCAAAAGTTGGAACTCAAACTCAACTATCAGAATGTCCTTCAG GTGTTCTCATCATGTGTTAGTGTGTTTGTGACGGGAGAAGCATTTACGAGCTTGGAGTTGTTGCAAAATGAGAATAAGATTGATCAAGTATATGGCAAGGCTATTGAGTGGATTCTATCAAGTGGCATGAGAGTCCGTTATAAGAGCACATCATTCTCATATGGGGATTTATCTGAACTTGTGGCAACTGAGTACTTCTCTTGCTCAATGAGGCCAACTTTTACCAGAGAACTTATTCTATACACAATTCAAAAGTTGGAACTCAAACTCAACTATCAGAATGTCCTTCAG GTGTTCTCATCATGTGTTAGTGTGTTTGTGACGGGAGAAGCATTTACGAGCTTGGAGTTGTTGCAAAATGAGAATAAGATTGATCAAGTATATGGCAAGGCTATTGAGTGGATTCTATCAAGTGGCATGAGAGTCCGTTATAAGAGCACATCATTCTCATATGGGGATTTATCTGAACTTGTGGCAACTGAGTACTTCTCTTGCTCAATGAGGCCAACTTTTACCAGAGAACTTATTCTATACACAATTCAAAAGTTGGAACTCAAACTCAACTATCAGAATGTCCTTCAGGTGTTCTCATCATGTGTTAGTGTGTTTGTGACGGGAGAAGCATTTACGAGCTTGGAGTTGTTGCAAAATGAGAATAAGATTGATCAAGTATATGGCAAGGCTATTGAGTGGATTCTATCAAGTGGCATGAGAGTCCGTTATAAGAGCACATCATTCTCATATGGGGATTTATCTGAACTTGTGGCAACTGAGTACTTCTCTTGCTCAATGAGGCCAACTTTTACCAGAGAACTTATTCTATATGGTTACAGATCTTCAGTTCTGATGTATAAACTTGTGCATAAGAGGGCCGAAGTCAGCGTACTTCTTGGAGCATATACGAGAGACTTTAATTTCAATGACAACAGCT ATGACACTCACTTCTGTTCTCATGACCTCGGTGATGATAGTCATGCGGCTCTTCATGGTAGTGATACCACTATTTGTGGATTGTTGGACACAAGTGCTACTGCATTTGGTATGGCTTTCCAACCAATACACATAGTTGATTATTCTCTTGGTACTTCATTTATGCTGTTACTCCTTAGTGCTCTGTTCATGTCAGTCAGAAACTTGAATGAAGTTATTGCTACAGCTTTTGCTCAGTTGATATTAAGGTTTACAGGGACAACAATGATCATGGGCCAACTGGTTTCAGGCGACGTCTCATATGAGAGCTTGGAAAGTGTCCAAATTTCGACCCAAATGTGA